The Oncorhynchus kisutch isolate 150728-3 unplaced genomic scaffold, Okis_V2 Okis07a-Okis12b_hom, whole genome shotgun sequence genome includes a region encoding these proteins:
- the LOC109879677 gene encoding zinc finger protein 638 isoform X2, whose translation MQKNNKKNLVQNMGQQQRALACTALTKPGNNFALLTESPSQLYPLSGWADRAASAFGTIGRGTPFLFGPSAAIRLAQIEAQLALHQLSIIAAASNHGNQQRALLNLLQQAAANNIAQPLAPVMYQPQQQGPPFNRPRNMPYHQQQPGHSTGGNNMAQMNSYQAGQFPPQTRLPEELESAISVRVQGGRDEDHRLLNQNTQIPRQHCVDPRMHGDGRGGSSETAYSNSNNLVSLSCDDQQNQMQDVDWSNYQTPSKLFGLNQQQHLQQSSHSHANPNSGHSGGGMQSWNAPVSQPARPQGGNMQGLYVPESAGSILAGFGLSNDDLEVLSHYPDDQLTPDTLPFILRDIQIHKTNRNTGPPAFSQTLPAIPNLPPPLRLSPPQRHPAHSCPTNIPTFLSVTQTAGKVIDYGHASRAAEEGRDSYKRELPSKERATKTESKSTGSSLKRKSESPRRHDDSSDSKKDKDYRRRAPIPDTHKHKRTPVREPPSRSRSERDGSRSRPQFEARSESSKSTRPSGAKRSSSATKRLPTPTMIGDFSADPPKVYPHTCSLCDMQCERAKDWIDHVNTVNHTASCRDLRNKYPDWNPNVPRRDPSQGQDACATWQSLERSPSRSVSRSLSWSPSPTPPPDRSRRISPPTSHGHAHHTSGRHSPSQSHRGSASSAHRPEKRTSESSGISTGSSSREGLKRSRNDPANRATGHGNRAGVSGKHESGKRESYLSSTSKFPESMSEKPHRPSSSASSKPGAKPAAGKETALGQDSELQSSNAPQKKLNPTQQKKNPPGSYLLYLSGLPVDAKYQEVVSLVQSFGKVTNVLIIRNEEGDENQGQPQYSKATVCMQKEQDAKALAECLTLTIREHPISVSDQNGEEELTSSIPVIIKGEVIGAPKTPAAPNEANLTVRDPEASVGQKNSNERGMVKITGLPESGCSEIDIAKLAQPFGTPVKILLITKPSEALVTMQDVETAQEMVKVYTDMPVCINDSVLNMSLLPNLLVDFNRPVALFHSLMGPRNPVSKAEVGGDDDWNRLLVVSNIPATPSGPTEIQKLVQRFGTVQQTLALKDKIIFEMGTADMAKSVFNRFQKFPCIVQNNKLAFSWKPDPKTDLPKVDISSAGSTASTDGNDSQTAETTMPPGGQEDSLSQSGFKVESGTGVDTKVEGQEVQPGNEGMNVEKGVQATKSPALGGKDQEKEPDASSLQPAGVNQREPGGQGGEVVTEKVVDISTTESKEPVSSDATSAPQAAKPETEKMSVSSSTTATPAPKVMAAIIEALRQESRNRSSTRITTDQAAAENPPGKQPKDKETPDVQAAPALPRVTPEILKVLLEECRVRSTSRAGAEQARKEQAQAPPAGQKPSTGNRRDHSGDREPGREQATKRKTREEEREERERARRERERRLKTQEEEKEKGRREREKRRSHRERSSGSPGSRSSMRYEGSRHSGKSGARSESRRGNGEEKQQEEEELGEKHVPFDMEDFVTVDEVGEAAAVPRPLPEITTEVTVNDPVTTASEAEQQAPADTTSMELESEPGTAKVREEALDKREQKEEGLSPATTEGSVKTAEGPGDVTEETFPDCQDDIKEPVVTVPKTICDEVTEESTTTDAPAAAEEEERDGRVEGLNMGTFLTVDEVGQVEEDGEKRSAENVVSKRRRTSQEEREEETVRRKMKMEPLFYKDYSIPPFNPDSPVGMEFLVPKSGFFCKVCSKFYSGTDEAEKNHCKTLKHHQNLEKSLEKWRVKKD comes from the exons CTTCGCGTTGCTCACAGAAAGTCCATCCCAGCTCTACCCTCTATCAGGTTGGGCAGATAGGGCAGCCAGTGCCTTCGGTACCATAGGCCGGGGAACCCCGTTCCTCTTCGGACCGTCCGCGGCTATCCGCCTGGCCCAGATCGAAGCCCAGCTAGCCCTGCACCAACTGAGCATCATCGCCGCTGCCAGTAACCACGGCAACCAGCAACGGGCCCTGCTCAACCTTCTCCAGCAAGCAGCTGCCAACAACATCGCTCAGCCGCTCGCCCCCGTCATGTACCAGCCTCAGCAACAGGGGCCACCCTTCAACAGGCCCAGGAACATGCCATACCATCAACAACAACCGGGCCACTCTACGGGCGGCAACAACATGGCCCAGATGAACAGCTACCAGGCTGGTCAGTTCCCGCCGCAAACACGGCTACCCGAGGAGCTGGAGTCAGCGATCTCTGTCCGTGTTCAGGGTGGGAGGGACGAGGACCACCGACTACTCAACCAGAATACCCAGATCCCCCGGCAGCACTGTGTAGATCCCCGCATGCACGGGGACGGTCGGGGTGGGAGTTCAGAGACTGCCTATTCTAACAGCAACAACCTTGTTTCGCTCTCCTGCGATGACCAGCAGAATCAGATGCAAGATGTGGACTGGTCCAACTACCAGACTCCCAGTAAACTCTTTGGTCTCAATCAGCAGCAGCACCTCCAGCAGTCCTCCCACTCTCATGCTAACCCCAACAGCGGGCATTCAGGAGGGGGCATGCAAAGTTGGAATGCTCCTGTTTCTCAACCGGCTCGTCCACAGGGTGGAAACATGCAGGGTCTGTACGTACCTGAGAGCGCAGGCAGTATCCTGGCCGGCTTCGGTTTGTCAAACGATGACCTGGAGGTTCTCAGCCACTACCCTGATGACCAACTAACTCCAGACACTCTGCCCTTCATCCTACGTGACATACAGAtacacaaaacaaacagaaacacaggCCCTCCTGCGTTCTCTCAAACTCTCCCTGCTATTCCTAACCTGCCGCCACCGCTGCGTCTTTCTCCACCACAGCGGCATCCTGCACATTCATGTCCGACCAACATCCCAACTTTTCTGAGTGTGACGCAAACGGCGGGTAAAGTTATCGACTACGGCCATGCGAGTAGGGCGGCAGAAGAGGGTAGGGACTCTTACAAACGCGAGCTACCGTCCAAGGAGAGAGCGACGAAAACCGAGTCAAAGTCCACCGGTTCGTCTTTGAAACGTAAATCTGAATCCCCAAGGCGGCACGACGACTCTTCCGACTCAAAGAAAGACAAAGACTACAGGAGGCGTGCTCCAATCCCCGACACTCACAAGCACAAAAGAACGCCCGTCAGAGAGCCGCCATCAAGATCTCGGTCGGAGCGCGATGGGTCCAGATCAAGGCCACAGTTCGAAGCCAGGAGTGAGTCGTCAAAATCAACCAGACCCTCCGGTGCCAAACGCAGCTCAAGCGCAACCAAGAGGCTCCCAACACCCACCATGATAGGTGATTTCTCGGCGGACCCTCCGAAGGTGTACCCCCACACCTGCTCCCTGTGCGACATGCAATGTGAACGGGCTAAG GACTGGATCGATCACGTGAACACAGTCAACCACACAGCTAGCTGCAGAGATCTGCGCAACAA GTATCCAGACTGGAATCCAAATGTCCCAAG GAGGGACCCGTCTCAAGGTCAGGATGCCTGTGCCACCTGGCAGTCCCTAGAACGCTCTCCCTCCCGCTCAGTCTCCCGTTCCTTGTCCTGGtccccctctcccaccccccctcCGGACCGAAGCAGAAGGATCTCTCCGCCCACCTCCCATGGACACGCCCACCACACCTCTGGTCGGCACAGCCCCTCCCAGTCCCATCGGGGTTCTGCCTCCAGTGCTCACAGGCCGGAGAAGAGAACCAGTGAATCCTCAG GGATATCTACTGGGAGCTCCTCTCGAGAAGGCCTGAAGCGTTCCAGAAATGACCCCGCCAACCGTGCGACTGGCCACGGCAACAGAGCAGGGGTTTCTGGGAAACACGAGTCCGGGAAACGTGAGTCCTATTTGTCGTCCACCAGCAAGTTTCCGGAGTCCATGTCTGAGAAGCCACATCGCCCATCTTCCTCTGCTTCCTCTAAGCCAGGCGCCAAGCCAGCGGCCGGGAAGGAGACCGCCTTAGGACAGGACTCAGAG CTCCAGTCCTCCAACGCGCCACAGAAGAAGCTGAATCCAACGCAGCAGAAGAAGAATCCTCCAGGTTCCTACTTGCTCTATCTGTCTGGCCTCCCTGTAGATGCCAAGTACCAGGAAGTGGTGTCACTGGTGCAGTCCTTCGGCAAGGTCACCAACGTCCTCATCATCAGGAACGAGGAGGGGGATGAGAACCAGGGGCAGCCGCAATACAGTAAA GCCACTGTTTGCATGCAGAAAGAGCAGGATGCTAAAGCACTGGCTGAGTGCCTCACTCTCACCATACGGGAACACCCCATCTCTGTCTCCGACCAG AATGGTGAGGAGGAGCTTACTTCCTCCATACCTGTCATTATAAAGGG AGAAGTGATCGGTGCTCCCAAGACACCTGCAGCCCCCAACGAGGCCAACTTGACCGTCAGAGACCCAG AAGCCAGCGTTGGTCAGAAGAATTCAAATGAG AGGGGCATGGTCAAGATTACTGGACTTCCTGAAAGCGGCTGCTCCGAGATTGATATCGCGAAGCTGGCCCAGCCCTTCGGTACACCTGTCAAGATCCTCCTCATCACCAAGCCCAGTGAG GCTCTGGTCACCATGCAGGATGTGGAGACAGCCCAGGAGATGGTGAAAGTTTACACCGACATGCCTGTCTGCATCAACGACTCTGTTCTGAACATGAGCCTGCTTCCAAACCTCCTGGTGGACTTCAACAGACCG GTGGCACTTTTCCATTCATTGATGGGACCCAGGAATCCTGTTAGT AAGGCGGAGGTGGGAGGTGATGATGACTGGAACCGTCTCCTGGTTGTCAGTAACATCCCGGCCACGCCCTCCGGCCCAACAGAGATCCAGAAACTGGTCCAGCGCTTCGGCACAGTCCAACAGACTCTGGCACTCAAGGACAAG atcatctttgagatgggAACAGCAGACATGGCCAAGAGTGTCTTCAACCGCTTCCAGAAGTTTCCCTGCATTGTTCAGAACAACAAGCTTGCCTTCTCCTGGAAACCTGATCCCAAGACTGATCTACCTAAAGTCGACATCTCCTCTGCCGGCTCAACAGCTTCAACTGATGGCAATGACTCCCAGACTGCAGAGACTACTATGCCCCCTGGTGGCCAGGAGGACTCACTGTCTCAGTCAGGATTTAAGGTGGAGTCAGGAACCGGGGTTGATACTAAGGTTGAAGGACAGGAGGTTCAGCCAGGGAATGAAGGGATGAACGTTGAGAAAGGGGTTCAAGCCACAAAGTCTCCAGCATTAGGAGGAAAGGATCAAGAGAAGGAGCCTGATGCATCTTCCTTACAGCCAGCAGGAGTGAACCAGAGAGAACCTGGAGGTCAGGGTGGAGAGGTCGTCACAGAGAAAGTTGTAGACATTTCAACAACGGAGTCCAAAGAACCAGTCTCCTCAGATGCTACCTCCGCTCCTCAAGCTGCTAAACCAGAGACAGAGAAAATGTCTGTTTCCAGTTCCACAACAGCCACCCCAGCCCCAAAAGTGATGGCGGCCATCATAGAGGCCTTACGACAGGAGAGCAGGAACAGATCCTCTACCAGGATTACCACCGACCAGGCTGCAGCTGAGAATCCTCCAGGTAAACAACCAAAAGATAAGGAGACTCCAGATGTTCAGGCTGCCCCTGCTCTACCCAGAGTGACCCCAGAGATCCTGAAGGTGCTGCTGGAGGAGTGCAGGGTCCGGTCCACCAGTAGGGCCGGCGCTGAGCAGGCCAGGAAGGAGCAGGCTCAGGCGCCCCCTGCAGGCCAAAAGCCATCCACTGGAAACCGAAGAGACCACAGTGGAGACAGGGAGCCTGGAAGAGAGCAGGCCACCAAGAGGAAGACCCgcgaggaggaaagggaggagagggagagagcgaggagggagagggagaggaggctgaagacccaagaggaggagaaggagaaaggaaggagggagagagagaagaggcggTCCCACAGGGAACGGTCATCAGGATCACCGGGGTCCAGGTCCTCTATGAGGTATGAGGGGAGCCGGCACAGCGGGAAGAGCGGCGCCAGGTCTGAGTCCAGGAGAGGAAACGGAGAGGAGAAACAGCAG gaagaggaggagttagGTGAGAAGCACGTCCCCTTCGACATGGAAGACTTTGTGACTGTGGACGAGGTGGGGGAAGCAGCTGCGGTGCCCCGTCCTCTCCCCGAGATAACCACAGAGGTGACCGTCAACGACCCTGTGACCACAGCCTCTGAGGCGGAGCAGCAGGCACCAGCTGACACTACATCGATGGAGTTGGAGAGTGAGCCTGGGACAGCCAAGGTACGGGAGGAAGCGCTGGACAAACGAGAACAGAAGGAGGAGGGGTTGTCCCCAGCAACCACAGAGGGGTCGGTGAAGACTGCAGAGGGACCTGGGGACGTGACAGAGGAGACATTTCCTGACTGTCAGGATGACATCAAAGAG CCTGTGGTCACTGTGCCGAAGACCATCTGCGACGAGGTCACTGAGGAGTCCACAACCACAGACGCACCTGCCGCCGCTGAAGAAGAGGAACGGGATGGACGAGTGGAGGGCCTCAACATGGGGACGTTTCTGACGGTGGACGAGGTGGGACAGGTGGAGGAGGACGGGGAGAAGAGGTCTGCTGAGAACG TGGTGTCTAAGCGAAGGAGGACAtctcaggaggagagagaggaggagacggtGAGGAGGAAGATGAAGATGGAACCCCTCTTTTATAAAGACTACAGCATCCCTCCCTTCAACCCTGACAGCCCTGTCG GCATGGAGTTTCTGGTCCCCAAGTCAGGCTTCTTCTGCAAGGTGTGTTCTAAGTTCTATAGCGGAACTGATGAGGCTGAGAAGAACCACTGCAAGACCCTCAAACACCATCAGAACCTGGAG AAATCCCTGGAGAAGTGGAGAGTGAAGAAAGACTGA
- the LOC109879677 gene encoding zinc finger protein 638 isoform X1, whose protein sequence is MQKNNKKNLVQNMGQQQRALACTALTKPGNNFALLTESPSQLYPLSGWADRAASAFGTIGRGTPFLFGPSAAIRLAQIEAQLALHQLSIIAAASNHGNQQRALLNLLQQAAANNIAQPLAPVMYQPQQQGPPFNRPRNMPYHQQQPGHSTGGNNMAQMNSYQAGQFPPQTRLPEELESAISVRVQGGRDEDHRLLNQNTQIPRQHCVDPRMHGDGRGGSSETAYSNSNNLVSLSCDDQQNQMQDVDWSNYQTPSKLFGLNQQQHLQQSSHSHANPNSGHSGGGMQSWNAPVSQPARPQGGNMQGLYVPESAGSILAGFGLSNDDLEVLSHYPDDQLTPDTLPFILRDIQIHKTNRNTGPPAFSQTLPAIPNLPPPLRLSPPQRHPAHSCPTNIPTFLSVTQTAGKVIDYGHASRAAEEGRDSYKRELPSKERATKTESKSTGSSLKRKSESPRRHDDSSDSKKDKDYRRRAPIPDTHKHKRTPVREPPSRSRSERDGSRSRPQFEARSESSKSTRPSGAKRSSSATKRLPTPTMIGDFSADPPKVYPHTCSLCDMQCERAKDWIDHVNTVNHTASCRDLRNKYPDWNPNVPRRDPSQGQDACATWQSLERSPSRSVSRSLSWSPSPTPPPDRSRRISPPTSHGHAHHTSGRHSPSQSHRGSASSAHRPEKRTSESSGISTGSSSREGLKRSRNDPANRATGHGNRAGVSGKHESGKRESYLSSTSKFPESMSEKPHRPSSSASSKPGAKPAAGKETALGQDSELQSSNAPQKKLNPTQQKKNPPGSYLLYLSGLPVDAKYQEVVSLVQSFGKVTNVLIIRNEEGDENQGQPQYSKATVCMQKEQDAKALAECLTLTIREHPISVSDQNGEEELTSSIPVIIKGEVIGAPKTPAAPNEANLTVRDPEASVGQKNSNEIHREQVKPQRKRKRGCRAGQLERLKRLQRENKRGMVKITGLPESGCSEIDIAKLAQPFGTPVKILLITKPSEALVTMQDVETAQEMVKVYTDMPVCINDSVLNMSLLPNLLVDFNRPVALFHSLMGPRNPVSKAEVGGDDDWNRLLVVSNIPATPSGPTEIQKLVQRFGTVQQTLALKDKIIFEMGTADMAKSVFNRFQKFPCIVQNNKLAFSWKPDPKTDLPKVDISSAGSTASTDGNDSQTAETTMPPGGQEDSLSQSGFKVESGTGVDTKVEGQEVQPGNEGMNVEKGVQATKSPALGGKDQEKEPDASSLQPAGVNQREPGGQGGEVVTEKVVDISTTESKEPVSSDATSAPQAAKPETEKMSVSSSTTATPAPKVMAAIIEALRQESRNRSSTRITTDQAAAENPPGKQPKDKETPDVQAAPALPRVTPEILKVLLEECRVRSTSRAGAEQARKEQAQAPPAGQKPSTGNRRDHSGDREPGREQATKRKTREEEREERERARRERERRLKTQEEEKEKGRREREKRRSHRERSSGSPGSRSSMRYEGSRHSGKSGARSESRRGNGEEKQQEEEELGEKHVPFDMEDFVTVDEVGEAAAVPRPLPEITTEVTVNDPVTTASEAEQQAPADTTSMELESEPGTAKVREEALDKREQKEEGLSPATTEGSVKTAEGPGDVTEETFPDCQDDIKEPVVTVPKTICDEVTEESTTTDAPAAAEEEERDGRVEGLNMGTFLTVDEVGQVEEDGEKRSAENVVSKRRRTSQEEREEETVRRKMKMEPLFYKDYSIPPFNPDSPVGMEFLVPKSGFFCKVCSKFYSGTDEAEKNHCKTLKHHQNLEKSLEKWRVKKD, encoded by the exons CTTCGCGTTGCTCACAGAAAGTCCATCCCAGCTCTACCCTCTATCAGGTTGGGCAGATAGGGCAGCCAGTGCCTTCGGTACCATAGGCCGGGGAACCCCGTTCCTCTTCGGACCGTCCGCGGCTATCCGCCTGGCCCAGATCGAAGCCCAGCTAGCCCTGCACCAACTGAGCATCATCGCCGCTGCCAGTAACCACGGCAACCAGCAACGGGCCCTGCTCAACCTTCTCCAGCAAGCAGCTGCCAACAACATCGCTCAGCCGCTCGCCCCCGTCATGTACCAGCCTCAGCAACAGGGGCCACCCTTCAACAGGCCCAGGAACATGCCATACCATCAACAACAACCGGGCCACTCTACGGGCGGCAACAACATGGCCCAGATGAACAGCTACCAGGCTGGTCAGTTCCCGCCGCAAACACGGCTACCCGAGGAGCTGGAGTCAGCGATCTCTGTCCGTGTTCAGGGTGGGAGGGACGAGGACCACCGACTACTCAACCAGAATACCCAGATCCCCCGGCAGCACTGTGTAGATCCCCGCATGCACGGGGACGGTCGGGGTGGGAGTTCAGAGACTGCCTATTCTAACAGCAACAACCTTGTTTCGCTCTCCTGCGATGACCAGCAGAATCAGATGCAAGATGTGGACTGGTCCAACTACCAGACTCCCAGTAAACTCTTTGGTCTCAATCAGCAGCAGCACCTCCAGCAGTCCTCCCACTCTCATGCTAACCCCAACAGCGGGCATTCAGGAGGGGGCATGCAAAGTTGGAATGCTCCTGTTTCTCAACCGGCTCGTCCACAGGGTGGAAACATGCAGGGTCTGTACGTACCTGAGAGCGCAGGCAGTATCCTGGCCGGCTTCGGTTTGTCAAACGATGACCTGGAGGTTCTCAGCCACTACCCTGATGACCAACTAACTCCAGACACTCTGCCCTTCATCCTACGTGACATACAGAtacacaaaacaaacagaaacacaggCCCTCCTGCGTTCTCTCAAACTCTCCCTGCTATTCCTAACCTGCCGCCACCGCTGCGTCTTTCTCCACCACAGCGGCATCCTGCACATTCATGTCCGACCAACATCCCAACTTTTCTGAGTGTGACGCAAACGGCGGGTAAAGTTATCGACTACGGCCATGCGAGTAGGGCGGCAGAAGAGGGTAGGGACTCTTACAAACGCGAGCTACCGTCCAAGGAGAGAGCGACGAAAACCGAGTCAAAGTCCACCGGTTCGTCTTTGAAACGTAAATCTGAATCCCCAAGGCGGCACGACGACTCTTCCGACTCAAAGAAAGACAAAGACTACAGGAGGCGTGCTCCAATCCCCGACACTCACAAGCACAAAAGAACGCCCGTCAGAGAGCCGCCATCAAGATCTCGGTCGGAGCGCGATGGGTCCAGATCAAGGCCACAGTTCGAAGCCAGGAGTGAGTCGTCAAAATCAACCAGACCCTCCGGTGCCAAACGCAGCTCAAGCGCAACCAAGAGGCTCCCAACACCCACCATGATAGGTGATTTCTCGGCGGACCCTCCGAAGGTGTACCCCCACACCTGCTCCCTGTGCGACATGCAATGTGAACGGGCTAAG GACTGGATCGATCACGTGAACACAGTCAACCACACAGCTAGCTGCAGAGATCTGCGCAACAA GTATCCAGACTGGAATCCAAATGTCCCAAG GAGGGACCCGTCTCAAGGTCAGGATGCCTGTGCCACCTGGCAGTCCCTAGAACGCTCTCCCTCCCGCTCAGTCTCCCGTTCCTTGTCCTGGtccccctctcccaccccccctcCGGACCGAAGCAGAAGGATCTCTCCGCCCACCTCCCATGGACACGCCCACCACACCTCTGGTCGGCACAGCCCCTCCCAGTCCCATCGGGGTTCTGCCTCCAGTGCTCACAGGCCGGAGAAGAGAACCAGTGAATCCTCAG GGATATCTACTGGGAGCTCCTCTCGAGAAGGCCTGAAGCGTTCCAGAAATGACCCCGCCAACCGTGCGACTGGCCACGGCAACAGAGCAGGGGTTTCTGGGAAACACGAGTCCGGGAAACGTGAGTCCTATTTGTCGTCCACCAGCAAGTTTCCGGAGTCCATGTCTGAGAAGCCACATCGCCCATCTTCCTCTGCTTCCTCTAAGCCAGGCGCCAAGCCAGCGGCCGGGAAGGAGACCGCCTTAGGACAGGACTCAGAG CTCCAGTCCTCCAACGCGCCACAGAAGAAGCTGAATCCAACGCAGCAGAAGAAGAATCCTCCAGGTTCCTACTTGCTCTATCTGTCTGGCCTCCCTGTAGATGCCAAGTACCAGGAAGTGGTGTCACTGGTGCAGTCCTTCGGCAAGGTCACCAACGTCCTCATCATCAGGAACGAGGAGGGGGATGAGAACCAGGGGCAGCCGCAATACAGTAAA GCCACTGTTTGCATGCAGAAAGAGCAGGATGCTAAAGCACTGGCTGAGTGCCTCACTCTCACCATACGGGAACACCCCATCTCTGTCTCCGACCAG AATGGTGAGGAGGAGCTTACTTCCTCCATACCTGTCATTATAAAGGG AGAAGTGATCGGTGCTCCCAAGACACCTGCAGCCCCCAACGAGGCCAACTTGACCGTCAGAGACCCAG AAGCCAGCGTTGGTCAGAAGAATTCAAATGAG ATACACAGGGAGCAGGTGAAGccacagaggaagaggaagaggggctgTAGAGCGGGACAGCTCGAGAGACTCAAAAGACTACAGAGGGAAAACAAG AGGGGCATGGTCAAGATTACTGGACTTCCTGAAAGCGGCTGCTCCGAGATTGATATCGCGAAGCTGGCCCAGCCCTTCGGTACACCTGTCAAGATCCTCCTCATCACCAAGCCCAGTGAG GCTCTGGTCACCATGCAGGATGTGGAGACAGCCCAGGAGATGGTGAAAGTTTACACCGACATGCCTGTCTGCATCAACGACTCTGTTCTGAACATGAGCCTGCTTCCAAACCTCCTGGTGGACTTCAACAGACCG GTGGCACTTTTCCATTCATTGATGGGACCCAGGAATCCTGTTAGT AAGGCGGAGGTGGGAGGTGATGATGACTGGAACCGTCTCCTGGTTGTCAGTAACATCCCGGCCACGCCCTCCGGCCCAACAGAGATCCAGAAACTGGTCCAGCGCTTCGGCACAGTCCAACAGACTCTGGCACTCAAGGACAAG atcatctttgagatgggAACAGCAGACATGGCCAAGAGTGTCTTCAACCGCTTCCAGAAGTTTCCCTGCATTGTTCAGAACAACAAGCTTGCCTTCTCCTGGAAACCTGATCCCAAGACTGATCTACCTAAAGTCGACATCTCCTCTGCCGGCTCAACAGCTTCAACTGATGGCAATGACTCCCAGACTGCAGAGACTACTATGCCCCCTGGTGGCCAGGAGGACTCACTGTCTCAGTCAGGATTTAAGGTGGAGTCAGGAACCGGGGTTGATACTAAGGTTGAAGGACAGGAGGTTCAGCCAGGGAATGAAGGGATGAACGTTGAGAAAGGGGTTCAAGCCACAAAGTCTCCAGCATTAGGAGGAAAGGATCAAGAGAAGGAGCCTGATGCATCTTCCTTACAGCCAGCAGGAGTGAACCAGAGAGAACCTGGAGGTCAGGGTGGAGAGGTCGTCACAGAGAAAGTTGTAGACATTTCAACAACGGAGTCCAAAGAACCAGTCTCCTCAGATGCTACCTCCGCTCCTCAAGCTGCTAAACCAGAGACAGAGAAAATGTCTGTTTCCAGTTCCACAACAGCCACCCCAGCCCCAAAAGTGATGGCGGCCATCATAGAGGCCTTACGACAGGAGAGCAGGAACAGATCCTCTACCAGGATTACCACCGACCAGGCTGCAGCTGAGAATCCTCCAGGTAAACAACCAAAAGATAAGGAGACTCCAGATGTTCAGGCTGCCCCTGCTCTACCCAGAGTGACCCCAGAGATCCTGAAGGTGCTGCTGGAGGAGTGCAGGGTCCGGTCCACCAGTAGGGCCGGCGCTGAGCAGGCCAGGAAGGAGCAGGCTCAGGCGCCCCCTGCAGGCCAAAAGCCATCCACTGGAAACCGAAGAGACCACAGTGGAGACAGGGAGCCTGGAAGAGAGCAGGCCACCAAGAGGAAGACCCgcgaggaggaaagggaggagagggagagagcgaggagggagagggagaggaggctgaagacccaagaggaggagaaggagaaaggaaggagggagagagagaagaggcggTCCCACAGGGAACGGTCATCAGGATCACCGGGGTCCAGGTCCTCTATGAGGTATGAGGGGAGCCGGCACAGCGGGAAGAGCGGCGCCAGGTCTGAGTCCAGGAGAGGAAACGGAGAGGAGAAACAGCAG gaagaggaggagttagGTGAGAAGCACGTCCCCTTCGACATGGAAGACTTTGTGACTGTGGACGAGGTGGGGGAAGCAGCTGCGGTGCCCCGTCCTCTCCCCGAGATAACCACAGAGGTGACCGTCAACGACCCTGTGACCACAGCCTCTGAGGCGGAGCAGCAGGCACCAGCTGACACTACATCGATGGAGTTGGAGAGTGAGCCTGGGACAGCCAAGGTACGGGAGGAAGCGCTGGACAAACGAGAACAGAAGGAGGAGGGGTTGTCCCCAGCAACCACAGAGGGGTCGGTGAAGACTGCAGAGGGACCTGGGGACGTGACAGAGGAGACATTTCCTGACTGTCAGGATGACATCAAAGAG CCTGTGGTCACTGTGCCGAAGACCATCTGCGACGAGGTCACTGAGGAGTCCACAACCACAGACGCACCTGCCGCCGCTGAAGAAGAGGAACGGGATGGACGAGTGGAGGGCCTCAACATGGGGACGTTTCTGACGGTGGACGAGGTGGGACAGGTGGAGGAGGACGGGGAGAAGAGGTCTGCTGAGAACG TGGTGTCTAAGCGAAGGAGGACAtctcaggaggagagagaggaggagacggtGAGGAGGAAGATGAAGATGGAACCCCTCTTTTATAAAGACTACAGCATCCCTCCCTTCAACCCTGACAGCCCTGTCG GCATGGAGTTTCTGGTCCCCAAGTCAGGCTTCTTCTGCAAGGTGTGTTCTAAGTTCTATAGCGGAACTGATGAGGCTGAGAAGAACCACTGCAAGACCCTCAAACACCATCAGAACCTGGAG AAATCCCTGGAGAAGTGGAGAGTGAAGAAAGACTGA